The Caloranaerobacter sp. TR13 sequence CTGTATCTGTTACTAAACTTAATTTTACATTTTTATGATAAAAGCAAAAACCAACAGATTCAATTGAGTCATGTGAAGTTCTAAACGGCAATATTCCTAAATCTTTTAATTCAAATTCTTTTTCTGTATTAAATATCCTAATATTATTTATGCTTATTTCTCCTATCTCATTCTCCATTACCTTCCAAGTACTCTCATTAGCATATATAGGTAAATTATATCGTCTAGAAAGAATCCCTACACCTTTTATATGATCTTTATGTTCATGAGTAACTAATATACCATTTATATCTTCAGGTGAAATACCTATTGATTTTAATGAATTTTCAATTTTTCTTCCACTTAATCCTGCATCTATCAGTAGCTTAATTCTATCTGTTTCAATGTACTGGCAGTTACCACTACTTCCACTAGCTAATGAACAAAATCTAATAGTCATCCTTGTCC is a genomic window containing:
- a CDS encoding MBL fold metallo-hydrolase; the encoded protein is MTIRFCSLASGSSGNCQYIETDRIKLLIDAGLSGRKIENSLKSIGISPEDINGILVTHEHKDHIKGVGILSRRYNLPIYANESTWKVMENEIGEISINNIRIFNTEKEFELKDLGILPFRTSHDSIESVGFCFYHKNVKLSLVTDTGYVSEDIKKKIYNSDLLLIESNHDIEMLKMGRYPWFLKKRILGDTGHLSNELAGEIISEVFSGKRQKVLLAHLSKENNFPELAYQTVVNILREKGIKIGDDVILELTQRDRPTKIYDL